The genomic region GAGATCTTTAATCTTACCGGGAGACATGGGGCGCGACGTTGGGGAGAAGATCCCTTGCGGTATAAGGCCCATCGTTGAATTATTCACTCCACACAGAAGCGTTGGCCGCTTTTCAATTATGCGTTTTGACGTTCGCGGTGAGTTATGATCATGAGCGTgagcccttttttttcgttcgaacAAATTCGAATGTGTACACAAGTTGTAAAGCTTCTGTTTGCGATTTTTGGTTTCCATGTGTGCATGGTTTTCCGAGGAGGGATcattaattgaaataaatgctTCCACCaacggtgtttgtttgtgatctagaaataaaattttgaaaatattgctTATAGGTAGAAATGTTAGtcgaaaaaaatcgaaaaatttaaatgaataaGAACCAAATTGCTTTCTCGACAAGAGAGGAGCAATCAAAAAGCGCCAAGAAAACAATCGCCAACGCCACAGCAAGATTTAGCACGTTGTCAATCGTAATGAAGACAGACAAACGACACTTGGCACGCCTCACGATGGCATTTTATAAACCCCGTTCCACGGTGGTATTCGTTTATTTGCTCGAAATTCtttacatttttgtaaacGAACTTCCTCTCTTTGCTTAccgttcattttatttacctcCTGTCCACCGAACAACTTGATGCGACATCGTGGCCCTCCCTCCGCTAGCAGTacgccatgttttttttctgctcgcCAAAGAAAAtacgaaacggaaacgatTTGCACGATATCGTGTCGTTAATTTCTACCCTCAACTGGGGGACGCCTTTTTTGCGATTTTAAAAGTCGTTAACGAAAAGGCCATCCACACCGAATACCGTTCAAGTGTCGTTCGTGATGGTGTGCAGAAGAAATCGTGatgatcttttctttttactgcACGCACTTTCAAGATCAAAAGGATCATCAAAGTTGcgtcttttttttgcaaatttgaATTCAAAATGATTGTTGCAATTTTATTGGGCCCGAAATCATTGAGAACATCTTGAATGCGTGCTTGAATCTTAAACTCACATACAAATTTTATGAACTCCAAACAAACACTGCcgaacaaataataaatatcttttcggttcgtttcgtATTCTAGACATGCTCGCAACTAATTAAAGAAGGTGTGAAGCTGTTGATTCAGAACAAGCGAAAGCACAGCGGCGGAGACTCGAGCGACGGAAACGAGTCCAACACGCCCAAGGCGAAGGTGGCCCGGCGGCGGGAATTGTCCATGACGGACCATCGGGAGACCAGCGAAGACGACATGGATTCGAAGGCGAGTCCTCGCTCCACCGTTGCGGTAAGTTCTGGCCGGTTTTCTGTTGTTCGAAAAGCGACTTCACCTGAAAAATCCTGCCGTATTTGGAGAGATGGAGATTAATGGATGCCTATTCTATCTTTTATCCACCACACTACAGTTAACACCGGAAGACGAGGACCGGCGAAGGCGACGCCGTGAACGGAACAAAATCGCCGCCACCAAGTGTCGCATGAAGAAGCGCGAGCGCACGGTCAACCTTATCCAGGAGTCGGAAACCCTTGACGCGCAGAACAAGGAGCTAAAGTCACAGGTGAGCAAGCTGGAAACCGAACGCCGCAAGCTGATGGAGGTCCTGCAAGCGCACGGGCCAACGTGTGTCCACCAGAAGGGCTATCAGCCTCTACCGTCGCTGTCCACCATCACCGGAAGCGGTAGTACCGAGCTGGCTAACAATGGCAGCAATGGGAAGTATCTGACCGATCTGAACTACCTCGATCCGGGCGGTAACCCCGAGCAGGGTAGTGGGGAAATCAAGTACTCCGAGTGCCTGAAGTCGGTGGCTCCTAATGGCTCGCCAATGGATGACTTCACCAAGCAGCAGGACGCTACCGGTTCGTTACTTCCACCTGGTTACTGCAAGCTCTCACCTACGGAGTCGACGAGTTTTCTTCTGGATGGAAGCACGGAACTAACCGCAGACGGTGGCGAACCGTACCCTCAGCCAAAGCCTGAATTCATTCTCGGATCGACCGGAACATCCACTACAACCTCGGCAACCAACAACACCCGGCAGCAGCCGAAGACGAATGGACGAGCGAAACCTGGACCGAAACCCCGGCAATCGCGAGCTCAGCAGAATTCCTCCACCAAGACTACTCCAACAACGGCAGTGACCCCAGCGACGACCAATGTGACTTCCCTCAGCAACACGACTACCGTCAGCTCCTACAGCAACACCGGCAGCACCAACAAGGGAAATCCTCTGATCGCGGCCACTCTCATGACCACCACACCCGCTTCCTCGCCCTCTTCCGTGGCTTCCCCCCTGACGGTGTCCAGTTCGGTGTCGTCGGTGGGCGTCATGAATCCAATGGTGGGTCTCGGGGcacccgacgacgacgacttcaTCCTGAAGAGCGAACTCATCGACACGAACAGCCCATACACGACGGTTCAGAGCGCGGACCGGTTTCTCTTCGACGCAACGCTCGACCTGTACAACAACAACGCCCACAGTCCACTCACCGGTGGGCTCAACTGTGGGACTTCccagcaacaccaccatcatcacctgcAACCACAAacgcagcagcatcaacaccagcagcacaaTGGAaacctcaacaacaacaacccgaACCTGCTGAACGAAAACGACAAACTGAATCACCTTAACGCGATCAAGGATAACACCTCCAACACGCTGCTGGAGTTCAGTGCCAGCTTCGACGGACTGAAGCCCAGCACGATGGACTACACGCAACAGCAACCGATGGACAAccagcaacatcaacaacactcGAACGGAATgcaccatcagcaacagctCGGAAGCTTACTGGGAGGTGACCCAACGCTTGGCCATCTtatccatcaccaccaccagcagcagcagcagcagcaaccgcaacagcagcatcaccatcaacatcaccttcaacagcagcatcagcaacaccagcagcatctcaatcaacagcaccagcatcatcttcagcagcaacatcagctgcagcagcaacttcaacaacatcatctccagcagcaacagcagcagcaccagcagcagcaacaccagcagcagctcgtCAACTCGGCGCTGGACATACTCGGTCCCGTAACGAATGATTTCCTACTCTTTGGCGACGACGACCCGAGCGAAGTCGCCGACCTAGACAGCACGATAACGGCGTACAACAGCATCAACGGGTGTCTAGCGTGACCCGTGCCGTACGATCTGTAGGATGTAGGCTGAGAGAAGTGGTAGAGCATCTCTCGGTAGC from Anopheles coustani chromosome 3, idAnoCousDA_361_x.2, whole genome shotgun sequence harbors:
- the LOC131272384 gene encoding activating transcription factor 3, producing MFNSNLSLTVPSLLVMEGGTPRTPEILNSLMAMTNPLEYAYPVNTSQNSLNDSHSNSSDSPLDSPASHHQQHQSQHHHLLSGKTPSVQQTCSQLIKEGVKLLIQNKRKHSGGDSSDGNESNTPKAKVARRRELSMTDHRETSEDDMDSKASPRSTVALTPEDEDRRRRRRERNKIAATKCRMKKRERTVNLIQESETLDAQNKELKSQVSKLETERRKLMEVLQAHGPTCVHQKGYQPLPSLSTITGSGSTELANNGSNGKYLTDLNYLDPGGNPEQGSGEIKYSECLKSVAPNGSPMDDFTKQQDATGSLLPPGYCKLSPTESTSFLLDGSTELTADGGEPYPQPKPEFILGSTGTSTTTSATNNTRQQPKTNGRAKPGPKPRQSRAQQNSSTKTTPTTAVTPATTNVTSLSNTTTVSSYSNTGSTNKGNPLIAATLMTTTPASSPSSVASPLTVSSSVSSVGVMNPMVGLGAPDDDDFILKSELIDTNSPYTTVQSADRFLFDATLDLYNNNAHSPLTGGLNCGTSQQHHHHHLQPQTQQHQHQQHNGNLNNNNPNLLNENDKLNHLNAIKDNTSNTLLEFSASFDGLKPSTMDYTQQQPMDNQQHQQHSNGMHHQQQLGSLLGGDPTLGHLIHHHHQQQQQQQPQQQHHHQHHLQQQHQQHQQHLNQQHQHHLQQQHQLQQQLQQHHLQQQQQQHQQQQHQQQLVNSALDILGPVTNDFLLFGDDDPSEVADLDSTITAYNSINGCLA